A genomic window from Silene latifolia isolate original U9 population chromosome Y, ASM4854445v1, whole genome shotgun sequence includes:
- the LOC141627509 gene encoding uncharacterized protein LOC141627509, with amino-acid sequence MHVLLWRFLCKVKEVLNSGFVGGHWQLDARGYSIQAGYHWLQGPHPLVQWYKDVWDSWNIPKHSLVGWMISYHGLQNRDKLFHLQISDSSSCVNCAQAIETHEHLFGSCVYSLQIIAGIEHWLGMSLAGSNLNCTQMQKKVVRLALMATWYFIWNQRNECRLSLTLAAPKRVIMEIQSIVKARILQKLQNFMPNRDREWLLSLSIPI; translated from the coding sequence atgcatgtgttgttatggcgatttttATGTAAAGTTAAGGAGGTACTGAACTCTGGTTTTGTGGGTGGTCACTGGCAGTTAGATGCCAGAGGTTACTCAATTCAGGCTGGTTACCACTGGCTGCAGGGCCCACACCCCCTTGTCCAGTGGTATAAGGATGTTTGGGATTCTTGGAACATACCTAAGCATTCGTTAGTTGGTTGGATGATTAGTTATCATGGACTGCAGAATAGGGATAAGCTGTTCCACTTGCAGATCAGTGATAGTAGCAGTTGTGTGAATTGTGCCCAAGCTATTGAAACACACGAGCATCTGTTTGGTAGTTGTGTGTATAGTCTCCAGATTATTGCTGGAATTGAACACTGGCTGGGTATGAGTTTGGCAGGTTCTAATCTGAACTGTACTCAAATGCAGAAGAAAGTTGTGAGACTGGCTCTTATGGCTACTTGGTACTTTATTTGGAATCAAAGGAATGAGTGTAGGCTCTCTTTGACACTAGCTGCACCAAAGAGAGTGATTATGGAGATTCAATCTATAGTTAAGGCGCGAATTCTACAGAAACTTCAGAATTTTATGCCTAATAGGGATAGGGAATGGCTTCTTAGCTTAAGTATTCCAATTTAA